A genomic window from Nocardioides rotundus includes:
- the ychF gene encoding redox-regulated ATPase YchF, with protein MALTIGIVGLPNAGKSTLFNALTKNEVLAANYPFATIEPNVGVVGVPDDRLPVLAEIFGSAKVLPATVEFVDIAGIVAGASQGEGLGNKFLSQIRESAAICQVTRVFRDEDVTHVDGKVDPASDISTIQTEMILADLQTVEKAVPRLEKEAKGKKDLLPVVAATKEAQAALEAGTPIIATDIDRALIRELSLLTAKPYLYVFNCDADELADEELKQRMRDLVAPAEAIFLDAKFESELVELDDDDEAHEMLAEMGISESGLDQLARVGFDTLGLQTYLTAGPKETRAWTIRKGATAPEAAGVIHTDFQKGFIKAEVVSFDELVAAGSMSEAKAAGKVRMEGKDYVMADGDVVEFRFNV; from the coding sequence GTGGCACTCACCATCGGCATCGTCGGGCTCCCGAACGCGGGCAAGTCGACCCTCTTCAACGCCCTCACCAAGAACGAGGTCCTCGCGGCCAACTACCCGTTCGCGACGATCGAGCCGAACGTCGGCGTCGTGGGCGTGCCCGACGACCGGCTGCCGGTGCTGGCCGAGATCTTCGGCTCGGCCAAGGTGCTGCCCGCGACCGTCGAGTTCGTCGACATCGCCGGGATCGTCGCCGGCGCCTCGCAGGGGGAGGGGCTCGGCAACAAGTTCCTCTCGCAGATCCGCGAGTCCGCGGCGATCTGCCAGGTGACCCGGGTGTTCCGCGACGAGGACGTGACCCACGTCGACGGGAAGGTCGACCCAGCGTCCGACATCTCCACGATCCAGACCGAGATGATCCTCGCGGACCTGCAGACGGTGGAGAAGGCGGTCCCGCGGCTGGAGAAGGAGGCCAAGGGCAAGAAGGACCTGCTGCCCGTGGTCGCCGCGACCAAGGAGGCGCAGGCGGCGCTCGAGGCGGGGACGCCGATCATCGCCACCGACATCGACCGGGCGCTGATCCGCGAGCTGTCCCTGCTGACGGCCAAGCCCTACCTCTACGTCTTCAACTGCGACGCCGACGAGCTCGCCGACGAGGAGCTCAAGCAGCGGATGCGCGATCTGGTCGCGCCCGCCGAGGCGATCTTCCTGGACGCGAAGTTCGAGTCCGAGCTGGTCGAGCTGGATGACGATGATGAGGCGCACGAGATGCTCGCCGAGATGGGCATCTCCGAGTCCGGCCTGGACCAGCTGGCCCGGGTCGGCTTCGACACCCTCGGCCTGCAGACCTATCTGACCGCCGGACCCAAGGAGACGCGGGCCTGGACGATCCGCAAGGGCGCCACTGCCCCCGAGGCCGCCGGCGTCATCCACACCGACTTCCAGAAGGGCTTCATCAAGGCCGAGGTCGTCTCCTTCGACGAGCTGGTCGCCGCCGGGTCGATGAGTGAGGCCAAGGCGGCCGGCAAGGTCCGGATGGAGGGCAAGGACTACGTAATGGCCGACGGGGACGTCGTGGAGTTCCGGTTTAACGTCTAG
- a CDS encoding type II toxin-antitoxin system RelE/ParE family toxin: MIRSFADRDTERVWRREPAKRLDPRIHKTANRKLHLLDAATALDALRVPPGNRFEALKGDRAGPHSIRINDQWRICFRWTDAGPEDVQVVDYH, encoded by the coding sequence GTGATCAGGTCGTTCGCTGACCGCGATACCGAGCGGGTATGGCGTCGTGAGCCGGCGAAGCGGCTGGATCCGCGCATCCATAAGACCGCGAACAGGAAGCTGCACCTGCTGGACGCGGCCACGGCACTGGACGCACTACGAGTGCCACCCGGCAATCGCTTCGAAGCGCTCAAGGGTGACCGCGCCGGTCCGCACAGCATCCGGATCAACGATCAATGGCGGATCTGCTTCCGATGGACGGATGCAGGTCCAGAGGATGTCCAGGTCGTTGACTACCACTGA